From one Solanum lycopersicum chromosome 12, SLM_r2.1 genomic stretch:
- the LOC138340291 gene encoding uncharacterized protein produces the protein MSGENTIYCDASRVGWSCVLMQGGKVISYVSRQLKVHEKNYPTHDLELAAMDEHEKAHVEDDKKVLVKYIHKVARLGVWLVDSTSGGLLVHHSSESVLVVEMKEGQHLDRVLMELNNSVLVKMNEPFSLGDYGILRYQDSLCVPNVDDLWTRIIVETHGSKYSINPG, from the exons ATGTCTGGTGAGAAcactatttattgtgatgcatctagggttggttgGAGTTGTGTTCTAATGCAGGGTGgtaaagttataagttatgtgtctagacaacttaaggttcatgaaaagaattatcccactcatgacctggagttggCAGCTATG gatgagCATGAGAAAGCCCATGTTGAGGATGATAAGAAAGTGTTGGTGAAATATATACACAAAGTGGCAAGACTGGGTGTGTGGTTAGTTGATTCTACTAGTGGGGGTCTTTTAGTTCATCATAGTTCCGAATCAGTATTAGTAGTTGAAATGAAGGAGGGTCAACATCTCGATCGTGTGCTGATGGAGCTGAATAACTCAGTGTTGGTTAAGATGAATGAGCCTTTTTCTTTGGGAGATTACGGCATACTTAGGTACCAGGACAGTCTGTGTGTACCAAATGTGGATGATTTGTGGACCAGGATAATTGTAGAGACCCATGGTTCCAAATATTCCATAAATCCAGGTTAa